From the genome of Ectobacillus sp. JY-23, one region includes:
- the sodA gene encoding superoxide dismutase [Mn], which yields MAKYELPQLPYAYDALEPHFDKETMNIHHTKHHNTYITNVNAALESYPELAAKSVEALISDLNEVPEAIRTAVRNNGGGHANHSLFWTILSPNGGGAPVGELATAINEKFGSYDAFKEEFTKAATTRFGSGWAWLVVNNGELEVTSTPNQDSPLMEGKTPVLGLDVWEHAYYLHYQNRRPDYIGAFWNVVDWNAVEKRYQDAK from the coding sequence ATGGCGAAATACGAATTGCCTCAATTGCCTTACGCTTACGACGCTTTAGAACCACATTTTGACAAAGAAACAATGAATATCCATCATACAAAGCATCACAACACGTACATCACAAATGTGAACGCTGCTTTGGAAAGCTATCCGGAGCTTGCTGCAAAGAGTGTGGAAGCTTTAATTTCTGATTTGAACGAAGTACCGGAAGCAATTCGTACAGCTGTTCGTAACAACGGCGGCGGTCATGCAAACCACTCTTTATTTTGGACAATCCTTTCTCCAAATGGCGGTGGCGCTCCTGTAGGTGAGCTTGCGACTGCAATTAACGAGAAATTTGGAAGCTACGATGCATTCAAAGAAGAGTTTACAAAAGCGGCAACAACTCGCTTCGGTTCTGGTTGGGCATGGCTTGTTGTAAACAACGGCGAATTAGAAGTAACAAGCACACCAAACCAAGATTCTCCACTAATGGAAGGTAAAACGCCGGTATTAGGTCTGGACGTTTGGGAGCATGCATACTACTTGCACTACCAAAACCGTCGTCCTGACTACATTGGTGCGTTCTGGAATGTAGTAGATTGGAACGCAGTAGAAAAACGTTACCAAGACGCAAAATAA
- a CDS encoding MFS transporter, with protein MKMKYLLGDVQVNRDLVLLLIVGGLYTLAISLSNTFVNIYLWKQTKDFVNLGLYNLSVVVLQPLTFVIAGKLAKRIDRIIILRLGVSALAVFFITVLVLGTSASQFIVLIGAILGAGYGFYWLAFNLLTFEITEPETRDFFNGFLGLLTSFSGMIGPIVAGLIISHMKKWNGYTFIFILSLIMFSIAVVLSFFLSRRECDGKYELIEAFQERQHNQNWKRITWAHFFQGLREGTFIFVISVFVFIVTGSELAIGKFGLISSGISFLMYYIAARLIKDRFRKKAILVGGLILYAAVYLVAIDVTYPKLLLYAACISVAYPILLVPYNSMTYDVIGRATKAKERRVEYIVVRELFLNGGRICSITAFLFAVFFFDPKESLSYLLMIVGIGHSLIYFAIRNIDPAQKAPEGLEVSRSRQEVTEGDG; from the coding sequence ATGAAGATGAAGTATTTACTTGGTGATGTGCAAGTGAATCGCGACTTGGTTTTACTTTTAATCGTAGGTGGGCTTTATACACTTGCCATATCCCTATCAAACACATTTGTAAATATCTATCTGTGGAAACAAACAAAGGACTTTGTTAATTTAGGACTGTACAATTTATCAGTTGTTGTCTTGCAGCCTCTTACATTTGTGATAGCTGGAAAACTGGCGAAACGAATTGACAGAATTATTATTTTGCGACTTGGTGTCAGTGCACTGGCAGTGTTCTTTATTACAGTACTGGTTTTAGGTACCAGCGCCTCTCAATTCATTGTTTTAATCGGCGCAATTTTAGGTGCGGGCTATGGATTTTATTGGTTAGCATTTAATTTGTTAACATTTGAAATTACGGAACCGGAAACACGTGACTTTTTTAATGGCTTCTTAGGATTGTTAACATCATTTTCCGGCATGATTGGTCCTATTGTAGCAGGACTTATCATCTCGCACATGAAAAAGTGGAACGGTTATACGTTTATTTTTATTTTATCGTTAATTATGTTTAGTATTGCTGTTGTATTAAGCTTTTTCCTGTCGCGACGTGAATGTGATGGAAAATATGAATTAATAGAAGCATTTCAGGAACGGCAGCACAATCAAAATTGGAAGCGAATTACATGGGCACATTTTTTTCAAGGGCTACGCGAAGGAACATTTATATTTGTTATTTCTGTATTTGTGTTCATTGTGACTGGCAGTGAACTTGCGATTGGAAAGTTCGGATTAATCAGCTCTGGTATTTCTTTTTTAATGTACTATATTGCTGCGCGTCTTATTAAAGATCGTTTTCGTAAAAAAGCCATATTGGTTGGCGGACTCATTTTATATGCCGCTGTCTATTTAGTGGCAATTGATGTTACATATCCAAAACTGCTATTGTATGCAGCTTGTATCTCAGTGGCATACCCTATCTTGTTGGTTCCTTATAATTCTATGACATACGATGTAATTGGGAGAGCGACTAAAGCAAAGGAGCGTCGTGTGGAATATATTGTTGTTCGTGAATTATTTTTAAATGGTGGCCGAATTTGTTCTATAACCGCGTTTTTATTTGCAGTTTTCTTTTTTGATCCAAAAGAGAGCCTTTCATATTTACTCATGATTGTCGGAATCGGACATTCACTTATTTATTTTGCGATTCGAAACATTGATCCTGCTCAAAAAGCACCGGAAGGTCTAGAGGTTTCCAGATCAAGACAAGAAGTTACAGAGGGTGATGGTTAA
- a CDS encoding penicillin-binding protein 2 — protein sequence MKKKQKKKKSHVPTRLNILFFIVFVMFSALILRLGVVQIVYGEDYTKEVERTENLTVNTPVPRGKMFDRYGRTVVDNTPLRTITYTRMKGSKSEERLELAKELAKLMDMPTDKLTERDKKDFWIELNPDKAKKKITKKEWDAFEAKKLDDKDIYNLQLERITAADLNEFTPADLEVLAIKRKMDGGYAMTPQIIKNKDVTPQEYARISENLDRLPGVDTTTDWERNYTYGDMFTSVLGTVTNADEGLPREQLDYYLVRDYNRNDRVGKSYIEQQYEDVLHGTKAQIKNVTDKDGNILEQVYLSKGERGKDLILTIDMELQKRVEQIIEEELKVAKSKGGTQFLDRAFVVMMNPRNGEILSMAGKQLVMNEQGQLQVSDYALGTMTSSYQAGSAVKGATVLTGFQTGVIQPGSILVDEPIRIKGTPVKKSYKTMGPINDYYALARSSNVYMFRIAMEIAGAKYVPGAPLSIPSKAYDTMRYYFSQFGLGVPTGIDLPNESVGFKGAETKVPGLLLDLSIGQYDTYTPLQLAQYVSTIANGGYRIKPQIVKEVRNPVSKPGEIGKVVKSMEPVVLNRVDMSTEYIKRVQEGFRAVMSDSQGTATNVFSTAPYQPAGKTGTAQTFYDGPDEAKRKSGPKGTLPPTYNLTLVGYAPYDNPEVAFSVVVPWVSDDNNRINKIIGRRALDAYFELKKEAVKIEADPTIVPESTNNS from the coding sequence ATGAAAAAGAAGCAAAAGAAGAAAAAGAGTCATGTGCCAACTCGGCTGAATATATTGTTTTTTATCGTGTTTGTTATGTTTTCTGCGCTCATTTTGCGATTGGGTGTTGTCCAAATTGTATATGGAGAGGACTACACGAAAGAAGTTGAGCGCACGGAAAATTTAACGGTTAACACACCCGTACCGCGCGGAAAAATGTTTGATCGCTATGGCAGAACAGTTGTTGATAACACACCGCTTCGAACCATTACATATACACGTATGAAAGGATCGAAGAGCGAAGAGCGTCTTGAGCTTGCAAAAGAATTAGCCAAGCTTATGGATATGCCTACAGATAAGTTGACAGAGCGAGATAAAAAAGATTTTTGGATTGAATTGAACCCAGATAAGGCCAAAAAGAAAATTACCAAAAAAGAATGGGATGCATTTGAAGCCAAGAAACTGGACGATAAAGACATTTATAATTTGCAATTAGAACGTATCACAGCTGCAGATTTAAATGAATTTACGCCGGCGGATTTAGAAGTGTTAGCGATTAAGCGGAAAATGGACGGTGGTTATGCCATGACACCGCAAATTATCAAAAATAAAGATGTAACACCTCAAGAGTATGCACGCATCAGCGAAAATTTAGATCGCTTGCCAGGGGTGGATACAACTACAGATTGGGAACGTAATTATACCTATGGTGATATGTTTACATCTGTACTGGGAACAGTCACTAATGCAGATGAAGGTCTACCGCGCGAACAGCTTGACTATTATTTAGTACGTGATTATAACCGGAATGACCGCGTTGGAAAAAGCTACATTGAGCAGCAGTATGAAGATGTACTGCACGGAACAAAGGCACAAATTAAAAATGTGACAGATAAAGATGGGAATATTTTAGAACAGGTGTATTTGTCTAAAGGAGAGCGCGGCAAGGACTTAATTTTGACTATCGATATGGAGCTGCAAAAAAGAGTAGAGCAAATTATTGAAGAAGAGCTAAAGGTAGCTAAGTCCAAGGGGGGCACCCAATTTTTAGACCGCGCGTTTGTTGTGATGATGAACCCGCGCAACGGAGAAATTTTATCCATGGCGGGCAAGCAACTTGTCATGAATGAACAAGGACAGCTACAGGTGAGTGATTACGCGCTTGGAACCATGACCAGCTCCTATCAAGCGGGTTCGGCAGTAAAAGGTGCGACTGTGCTAACAGGTTTTCAAACAGGCGTTATCCAGCCTGGTAGCATATTGGTGGATGAGCCCATCAGAATCAAAGGTACACCAGTTAAAAAGTCTTATAAAACAATGGGACCAATTAACGATTACTACGCGTTAGCGCGTTCATCTAACGTATATATGTTTCGGATTGCGATGGAGATTGCAGGAGCCAAATATGTACCTGGCGCACCGTTATCTATCCCTTCTAAGGCATATGATACAATGCGCTATTATTTCAGCCAATTTGGGCTAGGTGTACCGACAGGTATCGATCTTCCAAATGAATCGGTCGGATTTAAAGGAGCAGAAACAAAAGTGCCCGGACTATTGCTTGACTTATCTATTGGTCAATACGATACGTATACGCCTCTTCAATTGGCACAATATGTGTCTACAATTGCGAACGGGGGATACCGAATCAAACCGCAAATTGTAAAAGAAGTGCGCAATCCAGTTTCAAAACCAGGTGAAATTGGTAAAGTGGTAAAATCAATGGAACCTGTGGTATTAAACCGCGTTGATATGAGCACAGAGTATATTAAACGTGTACAAGAAGGCTTTCGAGCTGTAATGTCCGATTCACAAGGAACTGCGACAAATGTGTTCAGTACAGCTCCATATCAGCCTGCTGGTAAAACAGGCACAGCACAGACCTTTTATGATGGTCCTGACGAAGCAAAACGAAAGAGCGGTCCAAAGGGGACATTGCCACCAACGTACAACTTAACGTTAGTTGGATATGCGCCTTACGATAATCCAGAAGTTGCTTTTTCGGTAGTTGTACCATGGGTTTCTGATGATAACAATCGTATTAATAAAATCATTGGCCGCAGAGCGTTAGATGCATATTTTGAATTGAAAAAAGAAGCCGTTAAAATAGAAGCAGATCCTACCATTGTACCGGAGAGTACGAATAATTCATAA
- a CDS encoding DUF1189 domain-containing protein yields the protein MSIFTQLVKSIYSPKDIARFRFQKVGKTILYILLLSLLATIPETTQFGTMLKQQFSQLQHMVTSELPDFTIENGELRADISEPIIKEDETFTFLFDPNTTEYKSDALNGLYILQDRAITVSAGQVQTYTYDTFKEWTVTKKDIETFLSRVKSMYPIALFIIGFFLFLVNAFTTFIGVTFVAFIGNILARSLQRPMQYKQAWTLTAYSFTLPTVFFIIMDSLRIHVSAHLFVFLFTAIFVLYLTIKEIPQKKVKA from the coding sequence ATGTCCATATTTACACAGCTTGTAAAAAGTATATACTCACCAAAAGATATAGCGCGTTTTCGCTTTCAAAAAGTCGGAAAAACCATTCTATACATATTACTCCTTTCATTGCTTGCTACTATCCCTGAGACAACACAATTCGGCACAATGCTTAAGCAGCAATTTTCGCAATTACAACATATGGTTACTTCAGAGCTTCCAGACTTTACAATTGAAAACGGGGAGCTGCGCGCTGACATCTCTGAACCCATTATAAAAGAAGACGAAACGTTTACCTTTTTATTTGACCCAAATACAACAGAATACAAAAGCGACGCCCTAAACGGGTTATATATCTTACAAGATCGGGCCATTACAGTTTCGGCAGGACAAGTACAAACCTATACGTATGACACCTTCAAAGAGTGGACAGTTACAAAGAAAGATATAGAAACATTTTTATCACGTGTGAAATCTATGTATCCAATCGCATTGTTCATTATCGGGTTCTTTTTATTCTTAGTAAACGCCTTTACAACTTTTATTGGTGTTACCTTTGTTGCTTTTATCGGTAATATACTCGCTCGTTCTTTACAGCGCCCGATGCAGTATAAACAAGCGTGGACGCTTACAGCCTACAGTTTTACATTACCGACTGTCTTCTTTATTATCATGGATTCTTTACGAATTCATGTAAGTGCGCATCTATTCGTATTTCTATTTACAGC